In Salvelinus alpinus chromosome 30, SLU_Salpinus.1, whole genome shotgun sequence, a single genomic region encodes these proteins:
- the LOC139559844 gene encoding CMRF35-like molecule 5: protein MVILLVLTLKVVLLLAAVWSVRTAELITVEGYEGGKAEIRCPYREEWRSHQKYLCKGVCTVFNKDKVIKTEAGENSASKGRYSLKDNREESVFIVTITNLTLNDAGRYWCGVDKWGQDNYIQVNLEVSEAAPTITTKTEPTTTASNPGSPTPSSLAISPPSSISSTHNGSGTSVIIIVSMSLVTLLLVVSLLIVYRWKCNKETAVSSALTVNTGINREGCDRDYEEINDQPLQSNIYANLPTSPSESQLCRCQLP from the exons TGTGTGGAGTGTGCGTACAGCAGAGTTGATCACAGTGGAAGGATATGAGGGGGGCAAGGCAGAGATCAGATGCCCCtatagagaggagtggaggagccaCCAGAAGTACCTCTGCAAAGGGGTTTGTACTGTTTTTAATAAAGACAAAGTTATTAAGACTGAGGCGGGGGAAAACAGTGCTTCAAAAGGGAGATACTCGCTGAAGGACAACAGAGAGGAAAGTGTCTTCATTGTGACCATCACCAACCTGACGTTAAACGATGCTGGGAGATACTGGTGTGGAGTGGACAAATGGGGACAAGATAACTACATTCAAGTCAACCTTGAAGTCTCTGAAG CAGCACCAACAATCACCACCAAAACAGAACCTACTACAACCGCATCAAACCCTGGTTCACCAACTCCATCATCCTTAGCCATCTCACCACCATCATCCATCTCATCAACACACAATGGATCTG gAACATCAGTGATCATCATAGTATCTATGAGTCTGGTTACATTGCTGCTTGTAGTCAGTCTGCTTATAGTCTACAGATGGAAATGCAACAAGGAAACAG CTGTCTCCTCTGCACTGACGGTGAACACTGGGATCAACagagag GGTTGTGATCGTGACTATGAGGAAATAAATGACCAACCCCTACAGTCCAACATCTACGCCAACTTACCCACAAGCCCCTCTGAATCTCAACTATGCCGGTGTCAACTTCCATAA
- the LOC139559845 gene encoding ras-related protein Rab-6B-like isoform X2 — MSAGGDLGNPLRKFKLVFLGEQSVGKTSLITRFMYDSFDNTYQATIGIDFLSKTMYLEDRTVRLQLWDTAGQERFRSLIPSYIRDSTVAVVVYDITNMNSFQQTCKWIDDVRTERGSDVIIMLVGNKTDLEEKRQITIEAGEQRAKELNVMFIETSAKTGTNVKQLFRRVAATLPGMESLDDVNPEGMIDIKLDKPAEPTVPEGGCSC, encoded by the exons ATGTCCGCCGGAGGAGACTTGGGGAACCCTCTGAGGAAATTTAAACTCGTCTTTTTAGGAGAACAGAGCG TGGGGAAAACATCACTGATCACCAGGTTCATGTACGACAGCTTTGACAACACATATCAG GCAACCATTGGGATTGACTTCTTATCAAAGACCATGTACCTGGAGGACCGAACA GTGAGGCTGCAGCTGTGGGATACAGCTGGCCAGGAGCGCTTCAGGAGTCTGATTCCTAGCTACATACGGGACTCTACTGTCGCTGTGGTGGTGTATGACATCACAA ACATGAACTCGTTCCAGCAGACCTGTAAGTGGATTGATGACGTTCGAACAGAGAGGGGCAGTGATGTCATCATCATGTTAGTGGGCAACAAGACAGAcctggaggagaagag GCAAATCACTATTGAGGCGGGAGAGCAGAGAGCCAAAGAACTGAACGTGATGTTCATCGAAACTAGTGCCAAGACAGGCACCAATGTCAAACAG ctgTTTCGGCGTGTTGCAGCAACCTTACCTGGGATGGAGAGTTTGGACGATGTGAACCCTGAAGGCA TGATTGACATAAAGCTGGACAAACCAGCAGAACCCACTGTCCCAGAGGGCGGGTGCTCGTGTTAA
- the LOC139559845 gene encoding ras-related protein Rab-6B-like isoform X1: MSAGGDLGNPLRKFKLVFLGEQSVGKTSLITRFMYDSFDNTYQATIGIDFLSKTMYLEDRTVRNSVRLQLWDTAGQERFRSLIPSYIRDSTVAVVVYDITNMNSFQQTCKWIDDVRTERGSDVIIMLVGNKTDLEEKRQITIEAGEQRAKELNVMFIETSAKTGTNVKQLFRRVAATLPGMESLDDVNPEGMIDIKLDKPAEPTVPEGGCSC; encoded by the exons ATGTCCGCCGGAGGAGACTTGGGGAACCCTCTGAGGAAATTTAAACTCGTCTTTTTAGGAGAACAGAGCG TGGGGAAAACATCACTGATCACCAGGTTCATGTACGACAGCTTTGACAACACATATCAG GCAACCATTGGGATTGACTTCTTATCAAAGACCATGTACCTGGAGGACCGAACAGTAAGAAACTCT GTGAGGCTGCAGCTGTGGGATACAGCTGGCCAGGAGCGCTTCAGGAGTCTGATTCCTAGCTACATACGGGACTCTACTGTCGCTGTGGTGGTGTATGACATCACAA ACATGAACTCGTTCCAGCAGACCTGTAAGTGGATTGATGACGTTCGAACAGAGAGGGGCAGTGATGTCATCATCATGTTAGTGGGCAACAAGACAGAcctggaggagaagag GCAAATCACTATTGAGGCGGGAGAGCAGAGAGCCAAAGAACTGAACGTGATGTTCATCGAAACTAGTGCCAAGACAGGCACCAATGTCAAACAG ctgTTTCGGCGTGTTGCAGCAACCTTACCTGGGATGGAGAGTTTGGACGATGTGAACCCTGAAGGCA TGATTGACATAAAGCTGGACAAACCAGCAGAACCCACTGTCCCAGAGGGCGGGTGCTCGTGTTAA